tgtgcacttgcagttagataatcgggttaaaactcgacacatcagtcgcaccgcttgtccccctCCTCAGCCGGCCCTGTTTATACTACGGACGAAGGAAATCTCAGAGACTTGACAACGACCATGCGCTGGGATCAAAAACAGAGGAGAGTTTCCCCTtcagggtttttttttttttttgtcaaccaccTTCAGggcttttttcttcttcttttgattgGCTAATTTATTGTGTATTTTCTGTGTATTTCTCtacttttgattattattattttgaccAAAGTAATAATAACCATCTGCTTCATGTTATCAATATACGAAGCATCTATTTTactactctttttctttttggttctgTCTTTGTATATTTGTACTCTGTACAACCAGTAGTTCATGTTATTATAAGTTGTAAATTTAGTGCTAATCTACAAACTTAAGGAAGTACAATAACTtccgatccaaaaaaaaaggaagtacCATAACTAAGTAGTTGTGATGGTAAAATCAAAAGTACCTTATGGATACACGTTAGaatgaataatataaattgttaaacTTGGTAATTCTTCccgttattttttttctctattgaAGGTGATGAGAGGATCGTATTGCAAAGAATCTGATTTACTTTAAAGGTTACGGAGATACAACTTGTATATAGAGAGATAATAGTATATAACTAGGCATATTATTAGAGATCGAGTTCACAGAATCAAGAGAAAGTTTGTTAAAGAGAAAAGTCTTTTGTATTATTCAACTCAACTGTTTCTTACATACAATGCATGTATTTATACTCACTACTCTACCGGTTTATACATTCCACCGGTTCAATCAATCTTATAATCTGATACACTCTAATACTCTCCCTTCAAGATGGAAGACACGAGTTGTGCATTCCAATCTTGCCAAGCAATGATTTGAACAGAGCCGTTTGAATAGCCTTTGTCAAAATATCAGCAAGTTGGAGCGCATACTGAACATGTATAGTCTTCAAGAACCCGCTCTGTAGCTTCTCACGGACCACATGGCAATCAATTTCAACGTACTTCGTACGCTCATGATACACTGGGTTGGAAGCAATGTAAAGAGCAGATTGattgtcacaaaaaaatattagcaGGTACGGAAGGGGGACAATGAATCTCAGTCAAGATCGTAGATAACCATATGAGCTCACAAGTTGCATCTGCCATAGCTCTGTATTCAGCTTCAGAACTACTCCGAGATATTTTATGTTGCTTCTTGGACCGCCACAAGATCAAAGAGTCACCAAGAAAGACACAGTAACCGGTGATAGACTGTCGTGAGTCAGGACAAGCAGCCCAGTCAGCGTCAGAGTAAGCAGTAAGCTTTAGTGCCGAGTTCGCAGAGTAAAACAGACATTGGGTTGGATCATTCTTCAAGTAACGAAGTACTATATATGCTGCTTGCAGATGAGTATCAGTAGGGGCAGACATGTGTTGACTCAGTTTGTGGACTGCATACGTGATGTCCAGACGCATATGTGTCAAGTATAGAAGGCGACCCACGAGTCTCCTATAGACAGCCGCATCAAGAAGAACAGTTCCAGATGTAGCAGACATCTTCAAGTTTGGTTCCATAGGAACACAGAGAGGTTTACATCCCAAATAACCCGCTTCTTCAAGTAATTCAAGTGTGTACTTGCGCTGATTCAGAGATATTCCAGTCTTATTTCGAGCAATCTCAAAGCCCAAGAAGTATTTAGCCGGTCCAAGATCATGGAGCTTAAAGGCAGACTGCAAGACTTCTTTAAACCTCACATTGGCATCGTCATCATTTGCAACAATGAGGATATCATCGACATAGACAAGCACTGCCAATAACACATTGTCAACATATTTGATGAACAATGAGTGATCTGAGTGTGTCCTAGTAAAACCATCTCCAAGAATCACACTAGAGAGCTTCCGGTTCCATTGTCGAGACGCCTGTTTAAATCCATAGAGAGACTTGTGAAGCTTGCATACGGAATTAGGAGGAATCTTCTTGCCAGTGATCTCTTCATACCCTTGAGGTAAGCGCATATAAATCTCTTCATCTAAATCGCCATTGAGAAACACATTGTTGATATCTAGTTGTGTAATGGACCAGTCTTTGGCAGCAGCTAAGCTTATAAGTAAATGGAGAGTTCCAATCTTAGCCACGGGAGAGAAGGTATCCAAGTAGTCGAGCCCTTCAAGTTGTGTATAGCCTTTCACAACAAGGCGTGATTTATGGCGCTCAATCGTGCCATCTGGATTATACTTGATCGTATGAATCCACTTGCAACCAACATGGTGCTTCCCGGGAGGCAATTCACACACCGTCCAAGTACCAGTATCTTCTAGAGAACCCATTTCAGACTTCATAGCAAGCTTGAACTCATCAGACAGAAAAGCCTCAGCATATGTTTTGGGAAGTTTATGTGTAGTGATCGAAAGGATAAATTTTTTGTGTTCAGGATCAAACTTGTCATAGCATAAGAAAGATGAAATGGGGTACGAGGTTGTATGTGTAGAATGGGTAGGGGAATTAGAAGAATGATCTAAAAGATAACAATGATACTTATCAAGATATGCGGGTGCTTTTGTCTACCTCTTTGACCTTGTTTCATTATTAGAAACACCTGATGGTTCATTAGGAATAGAAGATGTACTAGGCAAAGAAGAATTTCTAATAGGAATGTTAGCACTAGAAGGATGATGAATGTTTGATGTGTTAGATGGTATGATAGTATCATCGTTATTAGAAACAGAAGAAGTATGAGGAACTGAAGATGAAGTAGAAGGCATATGACTAGGATCAGGAAACGTTGTAGACTCATCAACAAAAACAGAGGAAGGAACGTCAGTGCCTAAAtcaaagaaagcaaaaaaagaagaatctgGAACATGCATTGGAAGAACATCCTGATCAAACAATGATTTTTCTAAATCTAGAGAATGAGGATCAGTGGCATAAGGAAAGATCGTTTCATGAAACACTACATTGCggaaaattatgattttgttaGTCATGGTATCTAAAATTCTGTAACCTTTGTAGCCGTGTGGATATCCTAGAAAGGCACATGGATTAGCACGAGGAGTGAACTTATTTCGATCTTTCTGAAGAGTAGATGAATAACACAAGCAGCCAAAAACACGAAGATGATCATAAGAAAGAATCTTTGTAGTTAGAAGTTCATATGGCGACTTGTTTTGTAAAAGTGGAGAAGGTATTCTATTTATCAAGTAGATAGTTGTTTGTATGCATTCTCCCCAATATATCAAAGGAACTTTAGATTGAAAAAGAAGTGCTCTAGCTACATTCAAAATGTGTTGATGTTTTCGTTCTACAACTGAGTTTTGTTGAGGAGTATATGGACAAGAAAAGTAATGTTTAATGCCATTAGCTTTTAAAAGATTTGTGAAAGCGAGTTCAGGTGCATTGTCTGTTCTAATTGCTTTAATATTGTACTTATATTGAGTATGAATGAAACGTAAAAACTCTGGAAAGACAGTAGTCAcagaacttttatttttaagcaAGTAAATCCAAGTCACTCTTGTACAATCATCTActattgtgaaaaaaaaattgtatccttCATGAGTTGGAGTCTGAAAAGGACCTCAAACATCAagatgaatcaaatcaaaaggtGATTGTGAAATATGAGGATTAGAAGGAAAAGACATGCGTTTTTTCTTAGCTAAAGGACAGACATGACACTGACTGTGATGGTCAATTTTACAAGTAGACAAAGGAAGGATTTTGGAaagaatttgaattttattgaaAGATGGATGATCGAGTCTTTGATGCCAAATGTCAagtgaattttttaaaaccgaGTGAGCTTCAAAGTAATTTGTAGAAGATACGCTTTCAGAAATGTGATGATCCAGGACATATAGATTCTGGTAAAGGTTACTCTTCCCAATCATGTAGTCGTGAATATGCTCCTGAATAGGAAATGGGTTATCAGGaaaaatgtaacatgatttagATGAAAAAAGTACAGAGATTGTGATATCTTTTGTTAGTGCACTAATACTAAGAAGATTAAATTTGAACTGAGGAGTGTATAAGATGTCAACAAGTTTTAGCTTTGGTGAATGAACTACCGTGCCAGAGACAGTTACGAGAATTCTAGAACCATCAGGAAGAGTCACAATCGTGTCAGTTATGTTTTTAGTGTTATGCAACAAGGTTAAATCAGCACAAACATGACAGCTAGCACCCGTATCAATTATCCAAGCATCATGTATTAAAGTAAGGCCATTCTTCATTCCCGCAGAAATAAAATGAGGGTGATTAGTGTTACCTGAAGGTGGGATATTGAAGGATGTTTGGGGAATGAGATGAGGTTGTGGTTTGGGTGTTGAAGCTGTTCCATTTGGAAGACAAATTGTGCTGCCTGAAATCTGAGAAAACTTGTCTTTGAGAGGATTAACACTCAAGACGTTTAGAAGCTGGTGAACTTGTTCGGATGTGACTGTTCCCAAGCAGACACCTTGTTGATCGTGAATAGAGATACCACCTGTATCTTGAAACACCACGTTAGCTACATTCTCCTTTCGAAGAGGCCAGTTATGTGTGGGGTTTAGAAGTCTGACCCTGAGCTCTGAAGTTGTTGTTCTGTTGTTTGTAGCCTTGGGGATAGCCATGGAGTTCGTAGCATCGTTGGATGGTGTGACCAGCAAGACCACAGTGTGAGCAGATAGGACGATTCTTGGCCTTGTTATAGTCGTTattgtatgcagcgacaacatTATCATCAGGAGGGTTGTGCTGAGAGATCTGAAAAGCAACGCCACTGGTGCTTTTCATAGATCTTTGTCGTTCTTCTTGTGACACAAGATTGAAGACCCTAGCAATGTCTGGCTTAGGCTCCATCATCAAAATTTGTCCTCTGGTTGCTGTAAATGTATCATTTAACCCTGTTATGAACTTTAATCTCTTGTCTTGTTCATCCTTCTCTAGGATCCTCTTTAGGTTTGAACAATCAGGGCGACTACAGCAGCAGGTATAAGGACTCTCATGGTTCTTTAGCTCTTCCTAGAGTTGCTTCAATCTTGTATAGTATTCACTCACACTTTGTGAACCTTGAACTTCAGTAAAGATTTGCTGTTTAATCTCAACGTTTTGTAGCCCATCGCTCTGCTTGAACTGGTCATGAATATCCAGTCACATCTACGCGCAATATCTAGATACATGACACTCTTAGCGATTGGCTTGTCCTCTACATTCACAATCCAGGTACAAACTATATTGTTGCATCTAGACCATGAAGCAAAATCCGGATGAATCTATCAAGATAGCTACCGATTAATATGTAGCCATTAGCCACAATCCGTTGCTAAAATGGAATAGGCGATGGATAGCAACAGATGATTTCTCTGGCCTCAGCTCCCACGCTAAATCATATCTGTAGCCAATCGGTAGCCAGATGGCGACGGCATAGCAACGATAACTTTTGTAGCCACTAGCAACAATATGGCTACAACTTGGTTTGTTGCTCATTAGTGACAAATTTAGCAACCGACTTTCCATAGCTATTTGGCTACAAATATCAATAATAGATTCCTTCAGAAAATTTATAGCTAATTTTGCCATACATTTAGtttcaaatcatatatatagctaaatatttgtttatattatgGAGCtagaataaattataattttcataaaaaaattggttttcaataaataaatagaactacataaaatcattcaaaacaatatatattacatagaCTAACAAATACTGAAAACATAATAAAGTAGTCAAACATCATACAAGTAGACATTCTAGTTGAAAATCATCACCAAATCTTATATCTCTTCCCCTTGCTGATGTTGGAAATCATCCTTCTGAGCTGTTTAGTCCATAGATACTTCACCAAAGTCTGATGATCTTTgctaaaaaggagaaaaaaaacaacacttGACAATGAATGAAATTGTTCTAATGTTAGAACAAGTCCAAATTTAGAAAACATACATCTTAACACAAAATCAGAATACCACTATTAATGTGATATTGACAATGGAGACCCTATCAGGAGATAAACTTGCATCAGTTGTTCTCACTTAAGaaacttttttctttcaatCAAAGACAAAACAATCTCGTCACAAAAAACTaccctaaactatattttataagaatGTTGACATTAAGTTAGCAACAATTACCAATTATATGGAGTCCCGTTCCAGAAGTTAAACTCGTTGTGATGCTGCCTACGACTTATACAAACAAGCTTCTTCAAAATCCCTGCAGCCCTGAAGTTAGTCAAGGATTCCAAAAGAAAGTGAGTGAGTCTTGAGTGAATcccaaaacataatatatataggtcACAGTACCTCAACACTCAAGCATCAGTCTAGGAATAAGAATCTTTGACATCACACTTGCTCACCTGACCTTATTTAACAGCATAACATAGTTTATTTCTGAATCTAGTATATGCAGAAAATGTAATTTGGAAAATGGAAGTAAGACTCACTTGACAAGGGGAGAAGATTCACCAGCCTACAAGTGAACATCTCGTCTCCTGGAGCATTGAATAGTAACGCTGCAAGAGGAAAATAGAGAAACATCGACTTAAGAAGTAAGAACGTCTTCAAACACTTGCAATAAACAACAGAAAGTAAACCCAATTGTTATATAACTGGAAACTGAACAAAAATGTACACAAATTTGAAATCTAATCCAATGACGAGATTAAAACTCAAGCACAGAGCAAAAGGAAGAGCCCAGCCACAAATAAAGAATCTTCTGAAAGTGATACGAAATGATCCGCACTGTGAACACAGAGAGGATTTGAATACGGATCTTGAAGCGATGTTGTTGCGTCAGATCTAGGCATCATCGTATGCTGAGCTGACGGTGGCGTTGACGTAGAATTGACAACATTTGCATAAGAAGGCGGCATATCGAAGCACGAACTGAACTTGAAGACGAAATCGTAAAATCAAGAATCCGAGATTCGACAAACAGAGATAAAGATCAATAAGCGGAAGATCGCAAGAATGAGAGAGCAATCACCATTGAGATGAAGTGATAGATCGCAAAGAACTCCAGAAGAATCGATCGAACGAAGACGATGACGGAAAAGGAAAAACTCATAACATCGAATCGTGAATCAGAGACTGTCGGAGCTGAAATCGAAGAGAAATGGAGTTGAACGGAGCTCAGATCGGCGGAAAGACGAAGCAGGAAATGTGAATCtcaccgctctgataccatattagagATCGAACTCCCGTAATCAAGAGAAAGTTTGTTACAGAGAAAAGTCTTTTGTATTATTCAACTCAACTGTTTTCTACATACAGTACATGTATTTATACTCACTACTCTACCAGTTTATACATTAAACCACCGGTTCAATCAATCTTATAATCTGATACACTCTAATACATATGAAGTATGAACCTGATAGGCACATATCTGGGGTAATATAACTAACACGTTATCCTTGGGGTATCTTGTTGATTCTCTACATTATCATTTAAAATcctatgtatattatatgaaacaAGATCGGTGGGAAGCAAGAGAGGAGGAAGCAATGACAGATTGAGAATAGGAATCTTGCCACATAGAACCCCAAAAGGCCATGACAGATTTAACGATTCCCACGTGGATTGTGGAGCTTCTTGAAATATCACAAGTCACAATATATTTTGAGTCACCCACTCGTAAGTACTGAAGGATTCTTGATATTAGTGTGGTTTCGTTAATTTGGGTAattgatagattgattttaattgtttttaaatatatatattatttgttgatCAATTCTTAGTTTCTTAGAAAATGCATGTTTTTAACTTAGTCAGTAAAAAATAAACGTCAAATTAAAACCTACAATTCCCTTCAAACAATGCGTGGTTTTTGCAATCAATGGAGGATTTAGAAGTTATTTTGTTCTAggacaaacataaaatttattaacaaagtattgtatatatataggaattcattaaaagtttaaagaaaatacgttgaaatttaaaaatcatggtGGGCAACTGCCCCACCTTTTGTCCAAGTAGCTTCGCCAAattgtaatgatttttttaaaggtttGTGGTGTATTTTTAGTGTTAATTTTCACAAACAAAAATGGGAACAACATGTTTTACAtttaaccaaaaccaaaaattggaTGGAAGATAAACTGTGAGTGGTGGGTCTCAGTTCTCACTATATATCTGAATGGGAGTTACAGCTGAGGTGCCTCTCTTTTCCAAGATGCCATTAGCATTATGTAGTAGCTTTTtgcctttttttcttctatgtcTCGTTATGTAAGTATAACATAATAAAAGCCAGATAATTATAAAcacacttttcatattttcaaaatacaccAAAATTAAAGGTTATATACGTTTGGTTACAATGTATTCAATTAAGCATATGCACGTAAAACGtaaaatattttacttgtaAATTCCTGAATTATTAAGGACTGAACAGCACACAACATTATACATTAACATTACTTTAATTAATatcaaaactaattaaacattACACATTGTTCCTATTCTTATTACTTCATCCCCAAATTTAATCAATATAATATCTCCCTCTCACCCAACCCAATAAACATCAATACTCCAGTCTATATGTACTTACCAATCAACACcgcaaaaaaaatacaatcatTTCCATATTCATATAAACACTCCTAACTAATTATCTCCAAAGTTCTCAGCCCCCTCTGACACGTGGAGTTACCCCAGTAACACCTCCATTTCCTCCACCGCGaccgccaccaccaccgcctcTACTTACACCGTCCAAAATGGCTTCACCAACACCTTCACCTAGACCTTCCATCATACCACCAAGAAAATCAATCACAACCTGCGACGCTAACCTCGCCGCCGTTCCCAAAACCGCTGGAGACCTATCCCTCCCTTTGTGTCCGTTCTCACGAAGGCCGTTCACGGCGGCGTCCTTGGCGCATACGGCATGCAAGTGGTAATCACAAACGGTGCAACGGTAAACCCTCCCGGCTCGCTTACCTCTCTTGCACTCTCCGCAGAGGAACCCGCCGGTGGTGTTGGCAGGGGAGGAAGAGGGGAGGAGCTGTAGAGGGTGGCGATggagagaggaagaggagaggGAAGGAGATAACATGGCGCAGCCAGGATGCATCTGGAAACTGCAAGCTTTGCATCTATAGGTGTAACCTTTAGGTGATCTTCCACACACGTCGCATTTTGATTTCATTATTCCTCCTTTAGCTGTTATATACATCATTGAAAAAAACTATTCAGCAATATAATATCCTC
The genomic region above belongs to Brassica oleracea var. oleracea cultivar TO1000 unplaced genomic scaffold, BOL UnpScaffold01297, whole genome shotgun sequence and contains:
- the LOC106321191 gene encoding diacylglycerol kinase theta-like, with the protein product MSRSKSIVINSSSENNISTVAAAAVAMRRSASNASPVIHTNDLNREPRRPRSFKFPVSPQLIQGEEMVHFGHPQHVLVKVELPDIYTCAGCKEEGAGIRYVCQECDYQLHEFCALAPPLLKSHPFHYQHQLPFFAKPAKGGIMKSKCDVCGRSPKGYTYRCKACSFQMHPGCAMLSPSLSSSSLHRHPLQLLPSSSPANTTGGFLCGECKRGKRAGRVYRCTVCDYHLHAVCAKDAAVNGLRENGHKGRDRSPAVLGTAARLASQVVIDFLGGMMEGLGEGVGEAILDGVSRGGGGGGRGGGNGGVTGVTPRVRGG